The Proteiniphilum propionicum genome contains the following window.
AAAGGTAAGGGTACGTTGCGAATGACTTTTACCGGCGAAAATGGAGAAACGCAAAGCTGGGAGGTATATAATTTCAGCGGCGACGGGGTGGCAATGGCCATGTATAACACCGATGAATCGATCTACGGGTTTGCCCGTTCATCATTCCGGATGGCACTTGCCAGAAATTATCCGCTCTACATGTCCACTAAAAACACTATTCTGAAAGCGTATGACGGGCGTTTCAAAGATATTTTTCAGGAAGTGTTTGAGAATGAATTCAGGGAAGAGTTTAAGAAAGCTGGTATCACTTATGAGCACCGGCTTATAGATGATATGGTGGCATCGGCAATGAAGTGGAGTGGCGGCTTTGTGTGGGCATGCAAGAATTACGACGGTGATGTTCAGTCCGATACGGTTGCCCAGGGATTCGGTTCACTGGGGATGATGTCGTCGGTGCTTATTACTCCAGACGGAAAAACCATTGAAGCTGAAGCGGCTCACGGGACCGTAACAAGGCACTATCGACAGCATCAGCAGGGGAAAGAGACGAGCACCAACCCGATAGCATCAATATTTGCGTGGACGCGGGGATTGGCGCACCGGGGCAAGCTTGATGGCAACCAGCTGTTGACTGGCTTCTGTAATAAACTTGAGAAGGTGTGCATAGAGACCATTGAAGCAGGAGAGATGACAAAAGATCTGGCGCTACTGGCCTATGGCAGCGATGCTTCGCGTGATACCTGGCTGACAACCCAGGAGTTTTTGAAAGCACTGAAACGGAATCTGGAGTTAAAGCTTGTAGAGAAGGATTAAAAAGAGAACAGTAATCCGGATGGTACTATGTAAAAAATATGGGCAGTCCAAAAAGGGCTGCCCTTAACAGTAGTATGTGAATGGCCTCAAAAATTGGTTTGAGGATTACTCTTCTTTTTCCTGAGCTTCATATTCCTTCAAGAGTTTGTCCTGAATGTCGGACGGTACAAGCTCGTAGTTGGAAAATTTCATTGAGAAAGAGGCCCTCCCCCCGGTAATAGAGCTTAAGGATGTGGAATAGGTGCTCATCTCCTTAAGGGGTACTTTTGCTTTAAGCTTTTCAAAACCTTTCTCACTTTCCATACCCATGATCATGGCGCGACGTCCCTGAAGGTCGCTCATCACATCACCCATATATTCACCCGGTACGGAAACCGACACATCATAAATTGGCTCAAGAATCTTTGGGCCTGCATTTTTAAATGCTGTACTGAATGCATTTCGCCCTGCAAGCATAAATGAGATTTCATTGGAGTCGACAGGGTGCATCTTTCCGTCGTACACAATCACACGTACGTCGCGGGCGTAAGACCCTGTGAGCGGGCCCTGTTCCATACGTCCCATTATTCCTTTAAGTATTGCAGGCAAGAAGCGGGAATCTATGGCGCCACCCACAATGCTGTTCACGAAGACCAGTTTCCCGCCCCAGTCGAGTTCTATTACCTGGGTGTCACGATTCTGCACCTTGTACTCCTGTCCGTTAAACCTATATACCTCAGGCATGGGCATTCCTTCTGAATAAGGCTCTACAATAAGGTGAACCTCTCCGAACTGGCCGGCTCCACCCGACTGCTTTTTGTGACGGTAGTCAGCTCGTGCAGCCTTTGTAATGGTTTCGCGGTAAGGAATCTTCGGTTCCATGAATTCCACTTCAATCTTATCGTTGTTTTCAAGTCTCCATTTCAAGGTTCTAAGATGAAATTCACCTTGTCCGGAAACAATTATCTGTTTCAACTCTTTGGAGTTCTCAACCAGCCAGGTTGGATCTTCTTCCTTCATGCGGGTGAGTGCCTCGCTGAGTTTTTCGGTGTTCGATTCATTTACTGCCTTTATAGCTCTGCGATAACGAGGTTCGGGGTATTTGATAAAATTGAATCTGTTTTCCGTGCCCTTTGCATTAAGCGTATTGCCTGTACGGACATCTTTTAGCTTGACTGCTGCACCAATGCTGCCAGCCTGCAACTCTTCCACTTTGGTGCGGATCTGTCCCGCAACTGTGTAAATTTGAGCCAAGCGCTCTTTAGAGCCGCGGTCTGCATTTGTTAGATCGTCACCCTCTTTCACTGACCCGGACATTACTTTAAAATAGGATACCTCTCCAATATGCGGCTCAACAGTTGTCTTAAAGAAGAAGAGGCTCTCGGATGCCGATGCAT
Protein-coding sequences here:
- a CDS encoding NADP-dependent isocitrate dehydrogenase; the protein is MQKIKVKNPIVELDGDEMTRIIWSFIKEQLILPYIDLDIRYYDLSIQNRDATGDLVTIEAAEAIKKYNVGIKCATITPDEARVKEFGLKKMWKSPNGTIRNIVGGTVFREPIICKNIPRYVPGWTEPIIIGRHAFGDQYRATDTVIKGKGTLRMTFTGENGETQSWEVYNFSGDGVAMAMYNTDESIYGFARSSFRMALARNYPLYMSTKNTILKAYDGRFKDIFQEVFENEFREEFKKAGITYEHRLIDDMVASAMKWSGGFVWACKNYDGDVQSDTVAQGFGSLGMMSSVLITPDGKTIEAEAAHGTVTRHYRQHQQGKETSTNPIASIFAWTRGLAHRGKLDGNQLLTGFCNKLEKVCIETIEAGEMTKDLALLAYGSDASRDTWLTTQEFLKALKRNLELKLVEKD
- a CDS encoding elongation factor G, with protein sequence MKVYKTNEIKNIALIGNSGSGKTTLAEAMLFECGLIKRRGTIDGKNTVSDYFPVEKDYGYSVFSTLLSYEWKDKMMNFIDCPGSDDFVGGVVSALNVTDMALMLIDATSGVEVGTINQFRYVDELRKPIVLLVNQMDHEKADYDNTLSSLKDLYGSKIVPVQYPVGSGNTFNGIVDVLKQKLYKWEPGATAPEVLDIPESEKKKADEYYQALLEAAAENDEGLMEKYFDQGTLTEEEMRDGIQKGMLSHSLFPLFCASAEKNMAVHRIMNFLNMVAPSPADVPAPVNSEGDEVKPDASASESLFFFKTTVEPHIGEVSYFKVMSGSVKEGDDLTNADRGSKERLAQIYTVAGQIRTKVEELQAGSIGAAVKLKDVRTGNTLNAKGTENRFNFIKYPEPRYRRAIKAVNESNTEKLSEALTRMKEEDPTWLVENSKELKQIIVSGQGEFHLRTLKWRLENNDKIEVEFMEPKIPYRETITKAARADYRHKKQSGGAGQFGEVHLIVEPYSEGMPMPEVYRFNGQEYKVQNRDTQVIELDWGGKLVFVNSIVGGAIDSRFLPAILKGIMGRMEQGPLTGSYARDVRVIVYDGKMHPVDSNEISFMLAGRNAFSTAFKNAGPKILEPIYDVSVSVPGEYMGDVMSDLQGRRAMIMGMESEKGFEKLKAKVPLKEMSTYSTSLSSITGGRASFSMKFSNYELVPSDIQDKLLKEYEAQEKEE